A region from the Pseudomonadota bacterium genome encodes:
- a CDS encoding DUF488 domain-containing protein, with product MSDSEKKPLRRPRVFTLGHGAMGIDDLLLVLERSAIRLIADVRTNPAAARLPWFERHALASELERHGLAYRWFRDLGGWRSAVGGEAQHTALSDESERRYAAAMNTVEFEVRCTEITGLAASTNAAILCAEVDPDHCHRRLLADKLFLMGVRVVHILGRDEARDHTLHPDLVVENGAIIYRDRQLKLV from the coding sequence ATGAGCGATTCGGAGAAGAAGCCTTTGCGGCGCCCGCGCGTCTTCACGCTCGGCCACGGCGCGATGGGCATCGACGATCTCCTGCTCGTGCTCGAGCGATCCGCGATCCGGCTCATCGCGGACGTGCGGACCAACCCGGCGGCGGCGCGCCTGCCGTGGTTCGAGCGGCACGCGCTGGCGAGCGAGCTCGAACGGCACGGGCTCGCGTACAGGTGGTTCCGCGATCTCGGCGGCTGGCGATCCGCGGTCGGCGGAGAGGCGCAGCACACGGCGCTGAGCGACGAGAGCGAGCGGCGCTACGCGGCGGCGATGAACACGGTGGAGTTCGAGGTGCGCTGCACGGAGATCACCGGGCTCGCGGCGTCGACGAACGCGGCGATCCTGTGCGCCGAGGTCGATCCCGATCACTGCCACCGCCGCTTGCTCGCGGACAAGCTGTTCCTCATGGGCGTCCGCGTCGTGCACATCCTCGGGCGAGACGAGGCCCGCGACCACACGCTCCACCCGGATCTCGTCGTCGAGAACGGCGCGATCATCTACCGGGACCGGCAGCTCAAGCTGGTTTGA